The Gallus gallus isolate bGalGal1 chromosome 31, bGalGal1.mat.broiler.GRCg7b, whole genome shotgun sequence genome includes a region encoding these proteins:
- the LOC107055447 gene encoding uncharacterized protein LOC107055447 isoform X2 translates to MGCITVSHPHIKVGAVRRDLQKMLGEAQWTMACPRVPALLLLVVVGTLQAPVLVLNASSAQEGEVVLARCVFQKQFPATRIVLCKDGLEVYSVKVQEGRVMSSMLLNITERSAGTYTCFYQQRNTKNRLRSSPLSPPLDLQVTGLVPRSTEETAHAGERLPFGPVDPVPYCCPHPFPVSPYHHYIPITPHCLHHPALTPSHSRVPILFISPHHSALSPDSYTPLDPIVIAVAPVAVTLLLSAASCWIIKKGACGKRCCSAEGSPADHDSYCKFQSLAPFLSRH, encoded by the exons ATGGGCTGCATCACAGTCTCTCACC CTCACATCAAAGTAGGCGCTGTGAGAAGAGATCTCCAAAAGATGTTGGGGGAAGCTCAATGGACCATGGCGTGTCCTCGTgtccctgccctcctgctgctggtggtggttg GTACTCTCCAGGCTCCAGTCCTGGTCCTTAACGCATCCAGTGCTCAGGAAGGAGAAGTTGTCCTGGCTCGATGTGTCTTTCAGAAGCAGTTTCCTGCTACCCGAATTGTCTTGTGCAAGGATGGGTTGGAGGTGTACAGTGTGAAGGTCCAAGAGGGAAGGGTCAtgagctccatgctgctgaacATCACTGAGAGAAGTGCGGGGACATACACATGTTTCTACCAGCAGAGGAACACGAAAAACAGGCTGAGGagctctcccctcagccctcccTTGGACCTGCAGGTCACAG GCCTTGTGCCCAGATCCACGGAAGAGACAGCACATGCTGGTGAGAGGCTCCCCTTTGGTCCTGTTGACCCTGTCCCTTACTGTTGTCCTCATCccttccctgtgtccccataccATCACTACATCCCCATCACACCCCACTGTCTGCATCACCCTGCTCTGACCCCATCACATTCCCGTGTCCCCATCCTATTCATTAGTCCCCATCACTCCGCTTTGTCCCCAGACTCATACACCCCGTTGGACCCCATAGTCATCGCTGTGGCACCAGTGGCTGTCACCCTGCTCCTGTCCGCAGCCTCCTGCTGGATCATCAAGAAAG GTGCTTGTGGGAAGAGATGCTGTAG
- the LOC107055447 gene encoding uncharacterized protein LOC107055447 isoform X1, translating into MQTSVHLYPAHIKVGAVRRDLQKMLGEAQWTMACPRVPALLLLVVVGTLQAPVLVLNASSAQEGEVVLARCVFQKQFPATRIVLCKDGLEVYSVKVQEGRVMSSMLLNITERSAGTYTCFYQQRNTKNRLRSSPLSPPLDLQVTGLVPRSTEETAHAGERLPFGPVDPVPYCCPHPFPVSPYHHYIPITPHCLHHPALTPSHSRVPILFISPHHSALSPDSYTPLDPIVIAVAPVAVTLLLSAASCWIIKKGACGKRCCSAEGSPADHDSYCKFQSLAPFLSRH; encoded by the exons ATGCAAACCAGTGTCCATCTGTATCCAGCTCACATCAAAGTAGGCGCTGTGAGAAGAGATCTCCAAAAGATGTTGGGGGAAGCTCAATGGACCATGGCGTGTCCTCGTgtccctgccctcctgctgctggtggtggttg GTACTCTCCAGGCTCCAGTCCTGGTCCTTAACGCATCCAGTGCTCAGGAAGGAGAAGTTGTCCTGGCTCGATGTGTCTTTCAGAAGCAGTTTCCTGCTACCCGAATTGTCTTGTGCAAGGATGGGTTGGAGGTGTACAGTGTGAAGGTCCAAGAGGGAAGGGTCAtgagctccatgctgctgaacATCACTGAGAGAAGTGCGGGGACATACACATGTTTCTACCAGCAGAGGAACACGAAAAACAGGCTGAGGagctctcccctcagccctcccTTGGACCTGCAGGTCACAG GCCTTGTGCCCAGATCCACGGAAGAGACAGCACATGCTGGTGAGAGGCTCCCCTTTGGTCCTGTTGACCCTGTCCCTTACTGTTGTCCTCATCccttccctgtgtccccataccATCACTACATCCCCATCACACCCCACTGTCTGCATCACCCTGCTCTGACCCCATCACATTCCCGTGTCCCCATCCTATTCATTAGTCCCCATCACTCCGCTTTGTCCCCAGACTCATACACCCCGTTGGACCCCATAGTCATCGCTGTGGCACCAGTGGCTGTCACCCTGCTCCTGTCCGCAGCCTCCTGCTGGATCATCAAGAAAG GTGCTTGTGGGAAGAGATGCTGTAG